One region of Camelina sativa cultivar DH55 chromosome 6, Cs, whole genome shotgun sequence genomic DNA includes:
- the LOC104790946 gene encoding 21 kDa protein-like, with amino-acid sequence MAKQIFYALFLTLLSTTMLTASSAPVAASKRAINFVQSSCKATTYPTVCVNSLSSYANSIQTSPRRLAETALTVTVSQAQSTKLFVSRLARFKGLRKREVQAIRDCLEEINDTVDRLTKSIQEMKMCGSAKGRDQFWFHMSNAQTWTSAALTNANTCSDGFAGRIMDGRIKNSVRSRIVNLGRGTSNALALINAFAKKY; translated from the coding sequence ATGGCAAAACAAATATTCTACGCTCTCTTTCTAACCCTCTTATCCACGACAATGCTCACCGCGTCCTCAGCCCCCGTAGCCGCTTCGAAACGCGCAATAAACTTCGTGCAATCCTCTTGCAAAGCCACCACATACCCAACCGTATGCGTCAACTCTCTCTCCAGTTACGCCAACTCCATCCAAACAAGCCCTCGACGTCTAGCTGAGACCGCACTCACCGTGACCGTGAGCCAGGCCCAATCCACAAAGCTCTTCGTCTCCCGCTTGGCCCGTTTCAAGGGTCTCAGGAAACGAGAGGTTCAAGCCATTAGGGACTGCCTTGAGGAGATCAATGACACTGTTGACCGTTTGACCAAGTCCATCCAAGAAATGAAGATGTGTGGTAGTGCTAAAGGTCGTGACCAGTTCTGGTTCCACATGAGCAACGCTCAGACTTGGACCAGCGCTGCTTTGACTAATGCCAACACTTGCTCCGATGGGTTCGCGGGTCGAATCATGGATGGCCGGATCAAGAACTCGGTCCGGTCCAGGATCGTGAATTTGGGTAGAGGAACTAGCAACGCCTTAGCCTTGATCAATGCCTTTgctaaaaaatactaa